The sequence below is a genomic window from Salvelinus sp. IW2-2015 linkage group LG10, ASM291031v2, whole genome shotgun sequence.
ACAGCGACTCATGGAAGCCTGGCTAATGCCAATGGCATCTCCCATCCTCGTCTGGAAGGATCCTGAGGTGTTGATAATTCGTTTTACTTGAgacaggagaacaagaggagacataggacgaggtggataattttataataaggcaggTTTATTCAAGTGTAAAAATATTATGCAAAGCGGGCAGCACGCTCTTTCTATCTGATCCGTATGGGGTCGCAGGAAAAAAGGGACTAGTTCCAACACtagtacagtaatatatagacaacaagcaaagtaggtagatctgcgagtctggccttccgattggtcgaacTGGGTCTTGGGTAGTCCTGATCAGGCTGGTGTCCACGTTCCATTGGTTCCTGAGGTAGTTCTTTGTCCTGAGCTCCATCcctgagttgtgtgtgtctgtgtattgtcATGGGGAGGGGAGTTGTGGGTGTCGTGCATGTGTCCAATGAGTCAGCATAGTCCAATATAAAAGGGAGTGTGTATATTGTGTCAACCATAGCTAATGttagaagttgttaaaacaagtcaccAATATCTAATACAATTCCTTACAAatcccctcttcacgtctcacaagagacgtgacatacCGTATATAAAAAGACAAAACTAATGGATAAAATTTCAGAAGACAAATTTTtgattccctctcttcacgtctcacaagagcGTGACATAAAAGTATCTTAGTCCTCAAATAGATAAACAGGTCCAGCTTCCCCATCATCAAGCAATGGAACATTTGGCCCCTTTCCTGAATAGGTCTATGGCGGCAGTGATAACACGGCTAGCAAGCGTCCGCGCACATGGAATGCAACAGCACCCACAAAGTACAAGAATACCTGCAAATACGGAAATAGATACTAGGATAGAGGAAACCAGCGTCTTATATTTACCAAAGCATCCATCCATGAGTCCACATAGAAGTGTCCACTCCAGAATGCTGTTTCATCTTACCATTAAGGGTACGAAGTCCCTCAATGCTACAGTCAGACTCCCATCCGTAGCTGTGTTATTGGGAATGAAGTAACAACACTGTTCACCAAACATTGCACAGACCCCCCCCGTTCAGCCAATAACATATCAACCGCGATTCTATTTTGAAATGCCATCAGGGATGTGGCTGCCAATTGTCCATGGACCGCCTCAAAGCCTTGTTGATTCCAATTACCCAGTTTCTGGATATTAAATGAATGTAGTTATTCTGCCCACATTTTTATAACCGACACCACCAACAGACAGAAGATTCAAACCCAGCTGTCACTTAGTCCACCAGTTTATATTCATCTGGCACCCCCTAGGGACACCAATAGCATCAATGTAAGTTGAGTCGTAAATGAGCAAGGACCAAAAAGGAGTCCACTCCAATAACTACACCTGGAGTGGCCAACCACACATTAGTAACCCAAAAAACGAGAATATGTTAAACCCTCAGGTCCATCCCTCTATACAACTTGTACCAGGTGGGCTCGTCGCCACCCGGAACTTCAAACCTTCACAACAGGGAGGACAAACATCACTTTTATTCATTTGACAACATCAACTACAGCAAACAAGGTCCTCCTCTGTCAGCCCACTCTCCTGCGAAAACTTGATTCCGTATCAGCCTCCTTGCCACATCTGTAACAAACTTTTCAAACAAGGTATGATACAGGCAGCACAGCACATTAGCATAAGAAGAACAACAACTAGAGTCAGAATCCAGTAACTATCATTGTAGTAGACTACCAAACCAACCACCCAGCCAGAGAacagtccactctcctccacacctgcaagacccttcatctccactgataaCCTTGCCAACCCACTCAGAGCTTTTGAAATGCTCCCATCCGGACTAGTATTGTTTAGGGACAAACGTGCAACACTGTTCTCCAATCattttacatacacctccctggttggccagaATCATGTCCATTCTAGTCTATTTTGTCTACTGGTTTGAGAGGTAGCCTCCAATCGTTCAGCCATCCCCGTAAGTACTGTTTGGTGTAGTTTAACAAATCATTGTGATTATAGTAGATATAATTGATCCAGGCATTCTGCTTAGCATCAACAATAGCTGGGCAAACTGGCAATAGATGCCACCGGCCATCATTCCTGTTTGATGTCTGGTATTCGTGGGGCCCCTATTGGGACCCCAACAGGTTGGTGTGCATGTTATCTGTACCCTCGGACCAAGAGCGTCACGGCTTGCCGTTCCTGGTTGGTACGAGTCTCTGTGTCATGTGCAGCTCCCAGAAGTTGATTAGCTGTAACCTCAATATAGCAATGGTgttatcagactggccaaaaCACATGTGCAACGCAATTTCCTTTCAAAATGGGGTCAACCCCTGGCAGTCCACACATCCAccatacatcagcaacacctctagTTAATAGTGCATTAGTGATGCAGTTAGTAGTAGGGAGCCTCCCATATTCCACACCCTACCTGTACCAGTGATACAGCTGTAAACATCCTCCATATGCCTTAACTCCCACGTACCTTCTGGGGAGTACTTCTGGGAACACAAAACTCAAGAGTTTTACACAAGGTTGAATTTGCTTAAAACTTTCCAATATACACATCCAACCTCCACATTACTTAGGGCAAATGGGTAGCACGCAGAATAGGCTGGCATGTCCACATACGACACAGTCCTTTCTATTAATATTCTGTAGGCCACCACATATTCTCCCTTCCTCATAACCAGTTTCAGTCCCCAATTGTTCACTATCTTAGATGTCTTTTACATTTATTACCTTACCAGATTGGAGAGCTTAGTGATGCGTGGACTTGGTCTTGAAGTGGTGAGGGGCCGGCTGAACCCTGGCCGTTGGAACTGGTGGTGTTCTGCAACACTGTGATGGTAACATCCCCATCGTATCCTATCAGACAGCTCAGGACTCAAGCAGTCCTGTAAAACCCCACCTTCTCCCAAAGAACACATCATCAGCCAGAGGACAAAcaacactttcacttctatgaacgtaCACAGTGAGGAAAGGTCGGGGTCAGGGAATTCTTCATAAAGGAGTTGACCCCTGAGCTTTATTAGCAACAGTTCTTCTCTTAACTCTGTGATCATTcgccagtgtcagtgtgtctcaccCTCAAGTGCGATATGCCCCCAGATcgagtgaatcaccttctcctttAATTCACCTGCAACGCAATAAATCCTGGACATACAGATTTGGTTAACCACCAGTTTTCTCATTTGTTTCTGATTATATATTAACTTCTATACCTATTTTTAGCTATAATTTTGAattttacattagtttatttCCAATAGGCCCCATCCTATCCTAGACACCACAATGTACCCCCCCCGTTTGATACCTGCTCTGGCCAGGTATCAACCTTACCTACTTTAATAATGACTTAGTACATTATTATATGAAACGTCCCATTCATTCCGCCCATATCCAATTCTCCCTTGGGCGTACATTCATATCTATTCTTttcaattctctgtcaagtgtCTTATCTACTTTGAAATGTATCTGTTGCTGCTTATATATGTTAacccctttctctctatcttatTTCACAGCCTACCTTGCTCATTTCCTGGTCCACCCTCCCCACTCTGCTCTCAAACCTTCAAGGTCTCAACAGTGCGGGTAGACCATCTGTCTGCCTTTTTCTAATAATAGTCAATACAACTATGTGTTCCTTTACAATACTAACTAAGTGTCTCACTGTTTTGACTTTATCTGCATGGATTTAAAATAACAACATGTCTTAATAGTGTCAATCTCTAAAGTCCTTACATAACCTTATAAACCTATCTCTATCTTCTAATGGCCAAACAAATGCTAACCTTATGGTCAAGAGTTATAAACTAGTATCCCAAATGACACAATTCATTATTCCCACTACATTCTCCCGTGAGTGATCAAGTCACCGGAAATGCAACGAAACAGAAAATAGGTCAAAAGTTACACCTACATTCGTGTCCATACCATATCTAAGACATACCAAAAGAACCTTTATCTTCTCAAAAGTCCCTTGCCTAAATAAACTCAGAAAGTAAAACTCCTATTCCAATATGAGTGTATTCTTTTAAGATATCTTATCTCTGGGAACACGGAAACCCTTAACCTTAATGTTTACTCCAAAAAACAAAATTATGTCACCAGCATTCAACCAGGCCCCCGTCGACTGGGAGACCATTGGGTGCTGCAATACTGCCATCTTCTGTCCATTCTCTGTATAGCTCTCCACCCCCAAACTATTCTAAGAGTTATGAGTGTGTGGAGGAATATCACAAATAAGGGGCCAGATATCCCTAGCCTTGCCCAGGGAGGGAGAAATGTCCCTCTAACTGGGCGATGTTCCTTTATCAGGGAGGCGGAGTTTGATGCCGCATCCCCTGAGTCAGGAATGTCTTCATTTGGAATCGGATTTagctgtttaaatcagctctgacttctgtcagtgTTCTAGAAGGGATTGGGCTGGAGTGCAATGTGTGAGGTGGTGCCAAGGTGCGCCTGATTTACCTTTGACCTGGACTGAGTGTGAAAGTACCTCCCTCACTTCGTACTGTCCAGTCACCTGGGTCTAGCCACTTTCTCTTGCGGACTTTTAACCCCACCCANNNNNNNNNNNNNNNNNNNNNNNNNAAGGGCATTCCATGATGGACAGTGATCTAAGTCCTCAGGATAAAAAAGACTTGGACAAGTTCATAAAGTTTTTCGCTTTGAAGGTAATGTCTTTAATTATACGCAATATTGCCACAATTAGATTATCAAGCACTTTCTATAGTATTCCTGAGTTGATTAATTCTCTATGTCATCAGACAGTACAGGTGATAGTCCAAGCTCGACTTGGGGAAAAAGTATGCACACGCTCCTTGTCTTCACCTACTGGCTCTGATTGGGTAAGTCACAATTCATTCTTGCCTCTCAACTCATTAATTTACTGGTGACATTTTTTTCCTGAAAGAGTTGTAGATTCAAGTCTCATTAAACTAAATTATTTTCACCAGTTCAACCTGGCAATCAAAGATATCCCAGAAGTTACACATGAGTCAAAGAAAGCTCTGGCCGGGCAGCTTCCTGGCATCGGACGGTCCATGTGTGTTGAGATCTCCCTCAAAACCTCAGAGGTAAGATAGCACAGACTGGTGTCACAGACAGTTATAGAGACCAGTGGTCTGGATCATTGGGCATTTGTTTGTCAATAAGTCCAAGTGACTGTAAATGTTAGAAAAACATCAACATGTTTCATATTTTCCAGGGAGACTCGATGGAATTGGAGACATGGTGTCTCGAAATGAACGAGAAGTAAGTAATGAGAATAAGTTTagcattttcttctttttgtGCCCCAGGTTTTGTAGTTGCTTTTTACATTTCATGGACCGTAACACTCATTGTAAAATGTATGATTCTTTTTTTTGCAGGTGTGACAAAGATATTAAGGTGTCCTACACTGTCTATAACCGCATGTCATTACTGCTCAAGTCACTACTGGCTATCACAAGGGTAACCCCAGCCTACAAACTCTCACGAAAGCAAGGGCATGACTATGTCATACTGTAcaggtttgtttgttttatgGTATACAGATATGTGTTAACATTATTTTGACCAGTATTGCTAATGATGATGTATATCGTGTTAGTAAACAATCTGACTAATAGATACATTCTTTTGCAGGATATATTTTGGAGAGGTTCAACTTACAGGATTGGGAGAAGGTAACCATGCCCGTTATATTAtttacagctgtctcttatacacatctagatgtgtataagagacagattatttacagtgcgttcggaaagtatccagaccccttgactttttccacattttgttatgttacagccttattctaaaatggattacattttcagacccccctcccccccccccatccatctacacacaataccccataatatcaaagcaaaaatagattttttgaatattttgcaaatgtatttttttttttaacggaaaaatcacatttacataagtattcaaaccatttactcagtactttgttgaagcacctttggcaacgattacaaccttgagtcttcttgggtatgacgctacaagcttggcacacctatatttggggagtttctcccattgttctctgcagatcctctcaagctctgtcaggttggattgggagcgtcgctgcacagctattttcaggtctccagagatattagattgggttcaagtccgggctctggctcggccactcaaggaaattcagagacttgttccgaagccactcctaccttgtcttgcctgtgtgcttatggtcgttatcctgttggaaggtgaaccttctccccagtctgaggtcctgtatgctctggaggaggttttcatcaaggatctctctgtactttgttctgtttatcattccctcgatcctgactagtctcccagtccctgccgctgaaaaacatcccacagcatgatgctgccaccaccatgcttccccgggaaggcattcaggccaaatagttcaatcttggtttcatcagaccatagaatcttgtttctcatggtctgagagtcctttaggtgccttttggtaactccaagcgggctgtcatgtgccatttactgaggagtgacttctgcctggccactctaccataaaggcctgatttgtggagtgctgcagagatggttgtccttctggcaggttctcccattttcacagaggaactctggagctctgtcagagtaaccatcgggttcttggtcacctcgccgACGAAAGCctttttcccccgattgctctgtttggcctggcagccagctctaggacgagtcttggtggttccaaacttctttcatttaagaatgatggaggccactgtgttcttggcgaccttcaatgtagcagaaattctttggtacccttccacagatgtttttgtacccttcccttgacacaattctgtctcggcgctctatggacagttccttcgacctcatcgcttgatttttgctctgacatacactgtcaactgtgggcccttaaatagacaggtgtgtgcctttccaaatcatgtccaatcagttgaatttaccaccggtggactccaatcaagttgtcaaaacatctcaaggatgatcaatggaaRcaggatgcacctgagttcaatttcatgtctcatagcatagggtctgaatacttacctaaatatggtatttctgttatttattatttcataaatttgcaaagatttctaaaaacctgttttcgctttgtcattatggggtattgtgtgtagattgatgtggggaaaACGTTTATTTAATCMattttggaataaggctgtaacataagaaaatgtggaaagagtcaaaggCTCTGTCGGTTGTGTGGGTCTTTGGAAGTGTTGTATAGGGCTGTGAAGATTCTGATATTTGTTGTTTCTGAATGCTGTTTTTCAGGGTTCCAGACAGTGCGTGTAGGAGTTGTGGGAACTCCTATTGGAACCATCACCTTATCTTGTGCTTACAGGACAAACCTGGCCTTCATGTCCACCAGGTACAGAAACAGAAGCTGTTCTTgttcacagcactgtatgtgcTCACTCAGCGGTCTCAAATGCACTGCCTGTAAAATCTGCCACTATATGTTTTCCCATTTTCTTCCACTATCCTCCTTATTCTCCACTGGTTTTACCTATACACTTATTCCTAATTCTATATTCATATTCTCACAGGCAGTTTGAGAGGACGGCTCCGATTATGGGCATAATCATTGACCACTTCGTTGAGCGCCCCTTTGGCAACATGGGACACATGCATCCATGTAACTACAGGTGGGTTAGCCCTCGCCCAAACACCTATACTGACCCAATACAGATTTGTGCATGCCTATTATTTATGATAATCTTTAGTGAAGTTCTAAAATAAAGGATTGTGTAATGATCTGGTCATGTTTGTTTGCCTTCCCTATACTCCAGAGCACCCGGGGAAGATGAAGGAGCATACAATGGGGTGGAGGATTCTCAGGAAGTGTGCACCACGTCCTTCTCCACTTCTCCACCCTCACAAGTACGTATGTCACTGCTTAGCAAAGTCAAACTTTGCAACTGTGTAAATTTTGCAAATGTTGTGAATGTGACTTCACTACCAAAAGGGTCAGGTGTTTTCTTAAACTATTTTGTCTTGCGCCGCGTTCAAATAGATTtgcatattcaaacatttgacaTATATTGATGACCATACATCCAACTGTTGTGTAGTTGTGTATCTGGTGGCTTGTTTGTGTATCTGGTGGTTTGCTATTCTCATACCCAAAGCTCATGTCACAATTCTGGCAGTGGGATAGCAGACATTTTTGTGTTGGAGACATTACCAAGCCCCCGTACCAAATGTGTCCTTTCCATTTTTCTGtataagtgctttcatttcttagcccctttctctccctctttctgtgctgtctgtgtagTGCGTGTTCACTGTAAGTAAGgcacataaaaaaataataataataataaaataaaataaacctgCAGTGATGGACCTCATGATGGGCCTGGCCTTCTCACACCAAGTGAGTCTTGTGTGTGGGCAtgtatctcactcactcacaatgcCTGAGGTGTTCCAGGACTATTTGGCCTGTCTTCTGATACCTCTTTAAAAGTAATAGAAGTATAGAACTCTTAAAAGCAAATCAATGAAGCAATCAAATGGGACATCTCTTTATCCCTTACattagggtgtccaatcaaaaacacatcttttgaccaatgggtaaaataatatGTTTATTGTGTAGATACTCCTCTAATAAAACCAATGGTCCTGACCTCATCTCTCTATAATAATCAGTTCAAAAGTTATTGGAGGTGTTAACCCTTTTAGAAtggactaaatcaatggaggccagaaagaaaaaaaagtggtaaaaaatCAGGACAACTGCATCGagtcagctaggctggattctgtgcgagaaataaggCTACTGTGGAtacctgacaggctcactttcccATTGAACTCATCTTTCTTCAAATccgcaggacataaaacaatatagatgtaagatggatatcgattttgagacatgTAGAATTTTAGGGTACTCTTTTCATATTCATTTGAAATTCCTGTTATTTTTTgaagatttctcacaaaaacaagcgtatctctgtgaaatgtcaacgggGCACtgagcttttttttattttattttcccaaagccttttacatttaattcagctcgtgtcgtgCTAATTGTGCTTTTTGCGACCCACGGAAAACAACTTTGAAAGACAAggaccacaaaatgtaaaatgctGAAAAGTTGTTACGAGAAACCTGCCACCGCTAGGTTAACAGAGCTCTGTGCGTATTATCGTATGTATAATGTTAAGAAATCCAACTTTTTCTATGTAATGTTAACAATATGTTAGAGAGAGTccactgaacgattcagaacatgaataatcatatttgtcttggtaaaaggTATTTTATAACCTACGGAAGTGCTTATGTAATTATCTACTGACTGCCCTAGGATTYCTAACCTCAAACCTTTCCACATGGTCCCATTGGTTTGCTGACAAGGATTCCTTAACAAGTAGTTAGTCATCACTTAAATATGTTTAATAGATTATCACGTTCATTGTCAGGGTAAGTCAAATCTGCCTAGAAGAGCTGTGCTTAAAACGTTTACCCTATCCTCTCTAATGCTATAGTTTCTACCTCCTGCTGCCTGCCTCCCATCACCCCATTTCTCCTCTGTGGATTAATTCATGTTTTAGCTCGCTCTCTTTTCCTTCTTTATTTTGCACTTtctcgctgtctctttctctctcactcactcactcactctctctgtctctctctttctcgctgtctctttctctcactcactctctcgctgtcgctctctttcttgctctctctctttctcgccctttctctctttctctctctcagctctactGCTCTCGTCTTTCTTATCAGTCTCCTGTGCTTGTTGGAGCTGCTGACTTCTGCCACCCCTCCACCTTAAACGCTGCCAACCCACACCAGGTAACCACCCAAGTATTGAGCtagtcaaatcacattttatttgtcacatgatttGTAAACAATAGTTGTATATTAACAGTGAAGTACTTACTTaccggcccttcccaacaatgcattgagagaaaaaaaatagcgAAATTATAGAAAAGtattaataaatacacaatgagtaacgatgacTTGGTTATATACACGTTGTACCAGTGCAGGGGTACGATGTAAATATGTGCATActgtataactaggaataaagtgactaggcaacaggatcaatagcaaacagtagcagcagcgtatgtgatgagttaaagttagtgcaaaaagggtcagtgCTGATAGTCCAGGTacctatttaactaactatttaccagtctcatggcttggggtagaagcggttcagggtcctgttggttccagacttgttgCATCGgtacagtctatgacttgtgtggctcgagtctttgaccatttgtagggccttcctctgacaccgcctggtatagaggtcatggatgacgccttgcggtcggatgccaagcactttgccataccaggcggtgacgcagccagtcaagatgctctaaaTGAATAGATTTGAGGGCCAACAAGGGAAACTAAGCTTTGCATAGGTGTTTCAACATGACTTTGCCAGTGCCAACTATGGCCTTTCACACGTCCTATGTAGATGGGAGTTCCAGGGAAGGAGGGGGGCGTACCCCAGAAGGTGCCTGTGCAGCCTTGTCACGGAGCCCAGGCAGAGCATCGACGAGTGTCCTCATGCCCCCCTTCTGATCATGTTCCCGCCACGCCCTCCAGCAGGTAAGCCCCAGTCTGCCATGACCCCCGTGTGACAAAGCGAAGCACCCTGTGGAACTGAGGATCACCTTAGGTGTTTAGGAGTTCCAGGGAAGAAACCTGGGAGAAACCTTGGGAGAAACCTGTTTGTTACAGCTTTGCCATGTGATCTTTCAAAGTGGTGAGGACGCAGAGACCTCGTCGAGGAGCGTTGAGGTGAAGAGTGGCTCTCCTTGTGGTGTACTGGAGACCACCTTCACCAGGAAAGTGGGTGCCTTTGTCAACAAGCCAGGCACACAGGTAGCGACAGCCTTTTTATGTCCTTGTTTAAGTACAAAGCTTAGATATTTATTCCTGGAAGTACCCATTCTTACGAGTAAAGGACATATTACCAGTGAGTGTTACACCCTTGTAATTACTGCAGTATTAACCTATGTCCATTGCAGGTAACCACAGCAAGCCTGGACTTACCATTTGCAGCGTTTGCTCCCAGAGCTTATGACCTCGAGGAAAATGACCCTATGGTAAATCAATTATTCACATGAATAATTGTCAGCCTTAAATAACTATTTTCTGGGTTATGGTTAGGAGTCATTTTAGTGCAGCCGTGGTAATGATATTACTTCTCCTTTATCCAAGGTTCAGCCGCCGGGGTCCTCAGCCACGTCCTCTCCCCTGCAGGGCAGTTTGCACTCCCAAGGCTCTGGTGAGAGTGGAGGCCCGGCACAGGACGACTTTGTTATGGTGGACTTTGTAAGTACCCTGCCTTCGGTAACACAGATTGCTCTATTTGTTTTCCAGGGGAAAACAGACACTACATTTTAGCCAAGGATAGATAGTAACTCAATCAATCTAACCCCATTTCTATGTCGTATCAAATGCTGCTACGAACAAATGTCTGTTTATGTCTGTCAATTGTGGATGTTATCTGCAGAGGAAGAAAACGTGAATTTTCTTCTTATAGAAATGAGCATTACTTACATCACTTAGCAGTGGTAATTTAATGCGCTTGCATACTAGGTTCgatttgctcctagcagaactcagcTAGACGAAGTGAATGTCTGTGCCTCGCGTACTCCCTTTAAAGACCTTGGcttgaaaaattattttaaaaagcaggaatagtactgtttgtccctctttAGATGCCGTAgaagtatacacttcctcaaaatagtctgaaattaatctaagataactcaagaaatctgtaataaaTGTAGAAGTTTTCAGTcgtagtcgcgcaattttacaacTAACAGaagtttggtgcagtatttctcaactGAAACAatttgcatgaaaacgagtcctctctcgttgaatgacatcaaacacttcattgaaggtAACGTAAGGGTAATGGCGGACTGAAGGGatttatgtagagcacctcaagataaaacataATATTYGAAATATCTGCTAAATTTgactaaaatattagcactacataatctggtgagtgataaccttcaatctggacaataacacaaaacaaatcctaaaactagagacatttatcgacaaatattacgaaaacaggcaacaaccaaacatgacggagagtaagacaggggaaccgattacaaaacgaaaacgtgactcttctacagacactgatgatttaatattctcaccaccgggaatggtaaaggtcgaaaccgatctgttaaaatcaataaatgacaaactgggtattcTTGAACTAgttagtaaggatataaaagagttgaaggcaagcctagagatgagtgatgaaaaagctgcgaaACATTGGAAGAAGAAAACCagatcctccctcctcccttNNNNNNNNNNNNNNNNNNNNNNNNNNNNNNNNNNNNNNNNNNNNNNNNNNNNNNNNNNNNNNNNNNNNNNNNNNNNNNNNNNNNNNNNNNNNNNNNNNNNNNNNNNNNNNNNNNNNNNNNNNNNNNNNNNNNNNNNNNNNNNNNNNNNNNNNNNNNNNNNNNNNNNNNNNNNNNNNNNNNNNNNNNNNNNNNNNNNNNNNNNNNNNNNNNNNNNNNNNNNNNNNNNNNNNNNNNNNNNNNNNNNNNNNNNNNNNNNNNNNNNNNNNNNNNNNNNNNNNNNNNNNNNNNNNNNNNNNNNNNNNNNNNNNNNNNNNNNNNNNNNNNNNNNNNNNNNNNNNNNNNNNNNNNNNNNNNNNNNNNNNNNNNNNNNNNNNNNNNNNNNNNNNNNNNNNNNNNNNNNNNNNNNNNNNNNNNNNNNNNNNNNNNNNNNNNNNNNNNNNNNNNNNNNNNNNNNNNNNNNNNNNNNNNNNNNNNNNNNNNNNNNNNNNNNNNNNNNNNNNNNNNNNNNNNNNNNNNNNNNNNNNNNNNNNNNNNNNNNNNNNNNNNNNNNNNNNNNNNNNNNNNNNNNNNNNNNNNNNNNNNNNNNNNNNNNNNNNNNNNNNNNNNNNNNNNNNNNNNNNNNNNNNNNNNNNNNNNNNNNNNNNNNNNNNNNNNNNNNNNNNNNNNNNNNNNNNNNNNNNNNNNNNNNNNNNNNNNNNNNNNNNNNNNNNNNNNNNNNNNNNNNNNNNNNNNNNNNNNNNNNNNNNNNNNNNNNNNNNNNNNNNNNNNNNNNNNNNNNNNNNNNNNNNNNNNNNNNNNNNNNNNNNNNNNNNNNNNNNNNNNNNNNNNNNNNNNNNNNNNNNNNNNNNNNNNNNNNNNNNNNNNNNNNNNNNNNNNNNNNNNNNNNNNNNNNNNNNNNNNNNNNNNNNNNNNNNNNNNN
It includes:
- the LOC111969225 gene encoding autophagy-related protein 13 isoform X2; this encodes MMDSDLSPQDKKDLDKFIKFFALKTVQVIVQARLGEKVCTRSLSSPTGSDWFNLAIKDIPEVTHESKKALAGQLPGIGRSMCVEISLKTSEGDSMELETWCLEMNEKCDKDIKVSYTVYNRMSLLLKSLLAITRVTPAYKLSRKQGHDYVILYRIYFGEVQLTGLGEGFQTVRVGVVGTPIGTITLSCAYRTNLAFMSTRQFERTAPIMGIIIDHFVERPFGNMGHMHPCNYRAPGEDEGAYNGVEDSQEVCTTSFSTSPPSQLYCSRLSYQSPVLVGAADFCHPSTLNAANPHQMGVPGKEGGVPQKVPVQPCHGAQAEHRRVSSCPPSDHVPATPSSSGEDAETSSRSVEVKSGSPCGVLETTFTRKVGAFVNKPGTQVTTASLDLPFAAFAPRAYDLEENDPMVQPPGSSATSSPLQGSLHSQGSGESGGPAQDDFVMVDFKPAFSKDDLLPMDLGTFYREFQNPPQLTSLTIDVSSQSMAEDLDSLPEKLAVYEKNIDEFDAFVDTLQ
- the LOC111969225 gene encoding autophagy-related protein 13 isoform X1; its protein translation is MMDSDLSPQDKKDLDKFIKFFALKTVQVIVQARLGEKVCTRSLSSPTGSDWFNLAIKDIPEVTHESKKALAGQLPGIGRSMCVEISLKTSEGDSMELETWCLEMNEKCDKDIKVSYTVYNRMSLLLKSLLAITRVTPAYKLSRKQGHDYVILYRIYFGEVQLTGLGEGFQTVRVGVVGTPIGTITLSCAYRTNLAFMSTRQFERTAPIMGIIIDHFVERPFGNMGHMHPCNYRAPGEDEGAYNGVEDSQEVCTTSFSTSPPSQLYCSRLSYQSPVLVGAADFCHPSTLNAANPHQVTTQMGVPGKEGGVPQKVPVQPCHGAQAEHRRVSSCPPSDHVPATPSSSGEDAETSSRSVEVKSGSPCGVLETTFTRKVGAFVNKPGTQVTTASLDLPFAAFAPRAYDLEENDPMVQPPGSSATSSPLQGSLHSQGSGESGGPAQDDFVMVDFKPAFSKDDLLPMDLGTFYREFQNPPQLTSLTIDVSSQSMAEDLDSLPEKLAVYEKNIDEFDAFVDTLQ
- the LOC111969225 gene encoding autophagy-related protein 13 isoform X3, with the protein product MMDSDLSPQDKKDLDKFIKFFALKTVQVIVQARLGEKVCTRSLSSPTGSDWFNLAIKDIPEVTHESKKALAGQLPGIGRSMCVEISLKTSEGDSMELETWCLEMNEKCDKDIKVSYTVYNRMSLLLKSLLAITRVTPAYKLSRKQGHDYVILYRIYFGEVQLTGLGEGFQTVRVGVVGTPIGTITLSCAYRTNLAFMSTRQFERTAPIMGIIIDHFVERPFGNMGHMHPCNYRAPGEDEGAYNGVEDSQEVCTTSFSTSPPSQSPVLVGAADFCHPSTLNAANPHQVTTQMGVPGKEGGVPQKVPVQPCHGAQAEHRRVSSCPPSDHVPATPSSSGEDAETSSRSVEVKSGSPCGVLETTFTRKVGAFVNKPGTQVTTASLDLPFAAFAPRAYDLEENDPMVQPPGSSATSSPLQGSLHSQGSGESGGPAQDDFVMVDFKPAFSKDDLLPMDLGTFYREFQNPPQLTSLTIDVSSQSMAEDLDSLPEKLAVYEKNIDEFDAFVDTLQ
- the LOC111969225 gene encoding autophagy-related protein 13 isoform X4, whose amino-acid sequence is MMDSDLSPQDKKDLDKFIKFFALKTVQVIVQARLGEKVCTRSLSSPTGSDWFNLAIKDIPEVTHESKKALAGQLPGIGRSMCVEISLKTSEGDSMELETWCLEMNEKCDKDIKVSYTVYNRMSLLLKSLLAITRVTPAYKLSRKQGHDYVILYRIYFGEVQLTGLGEGFQTVRVGVVGTPIGTITLSCAYRTNLAFMSTRQFERTAPIMGIIIDHFVERPFGNMGHMHPCNYRAPGEDEGAYNGVEDSQEVCTTSFSTSPPSQSPVLVGAADFCHPSTLNAANPHQMGVPGKEGGVPQKVPVQPCHGAQAEHRRVSSCPPSDHVPATPSSSGEDAETSSRSVEVKSGSPCGVLETTFTRKVGAFVNKPGTQVTTASLDLPFAAFAPRAYDLEENDPMVQPPGSSATSSPLQGSLHSQGSGESGGPAQDDFVMVDFKPAFSKDDLLPMDLGTFYREFQNPPQLTSLTIDVSSQSMAEDLDSLPEKLAVYEKNIDEFDAFVDTLQ